Proteins found in one Zea mays cultivar B73 chromosome 1, Zm-B73-REFERENCE-NAM-5.0, whole genome shotgun sequence genomic segment:
- the LOC100381428 gene encoding 3-oxo-Delta(4,5)-steroid 5-beta-reductase-like, whose protein sequence is MSLSWWWTRSVGADRERKDELAAVPEHSFQSVALVVGSTGIVGASLVDIIPRADTPGGPWKVYALSRRPPPPWSLPSSSSLTHINVDLTDSATVAEALTPLTDITHVFYVAWSPRATEAENREANSAMLRNVLSVVVPNCPALAHVSLQTGIKHYLGPFELIGKIPTPDPPYTEDVPRLDCPNFYYDQEDVLFAAVSRRGGAVSWSVHRPNLILGFSPRSFFNVVCSLCVYASICRKEGVALRWPGCLGSWESFSNASDADLIAEQHIWAAVDPMAKNQAFNCNNGDLYNWKMLWPVLAARFGLEWTGYDGEEKQFKVSEAMAGKEAVWAEIVRENGLVETRLYDVADWWFIDFVVYEHSADSKLLDSMNKSKEHGFLGFRDTVKSFGKWIDKMKAYKIIP, encoded by the coding sequence ATGAGCTTGAGCTGGTGGTGGACACGGTCTGTCGGCGCAGACAGGGAGCGCAAGGATGAGCTTGCCGCCGTGCCTGAGCATTCCTTCCAGAGCGTGGCCCTCGTCGTTGGCTCCACCGGCATAGTAGGCGCCTCCCTCGTGGACATCATCCCGCGGGCGGATACCCCCGGCGGGCCATGGAAGGTATACGCGCTCTCCCGCCGTCCACCCCCGCCCTGGTCCCTGCCGTCATCCTCCTCGCTGACACACATAAACGTCGATCTCACCGACTCCGCCACCGTCGCCGAGGCCCTCACGCCGCTCACCGACATCACGCACGTCTTCTACGTCGCCTGGTCCCCGCGCGCCACTGAGGCGGAGAACCGGGAGGCCAACTCCGCCATGCTCCGCAACGTCCTCTCCGTCGTCGTCCCCAACTGCCCcgccctcgcccacgtctcccTCCAGACGGGCATCAAACACTACCTGGGACCCTTCGAGCTCATTGGAAAGATCCCCACTCCGGACCCGCCCTACACCGAGGACGTGCCGCGCCTGGACTGCCCAAACTTCTACTACGACCAAGAGGACGTCCTCTTCGCCGCAGtctcccggcgcggcggcgccgtgAGCTGGTCCGTGCACCGCCCCAACCTCATCCTCGGCTTCTCTCCGCGGAGCTTCTTCAACGTCGTGTGCAGCCTGTGCGTGTACGCCTCCATCTGCCGAAAGGAGGGGGTCGCTCTGCGCTGGCCGGGGTGCCTTGGCTCCTGGGAGAGCTTCAGCAACGCCTCGGACGCGGACCTCATCGCCGAGCAGCACATCTGGGCAGCCGTCGACCCCATGGCCAAGAACCAGGCGTTCAACTGCAACAACGGAGACCTCTACAACTGGAAGATGCTGTGGCCGGTACTCGCCGCGCGTTTCGGGCTGGAGTGGACCGGGTACGACGGCGAGGAGAAGCAGTTCAAGGTGTCGGAGGCCATGGCCGGGAAGGAGGCGGTGTGGGCGGAGATTGTCAGGGAGAATGGGCTCGTGGAGACACGCCTCTACGACGTTGCCGACTGGTGGTTTATCGACTTCGTGGTCTATGAGCACAGCGCCGACTCGAAGCTTTTGGATAGcatgaacaagagcaaggagcacggattCCTCGGCTTCCGCGACACAGTGAAGTCCTTCGGCAAATGGATCGACAAGATGAAGGCCTACAAGATTATTCCTTGA